A genomic stretch from Apis cerana isolate GH-2021 linkage group LG7, AcerK_1.0, whole genome shotgun sequence includes:
- the LOC107999287 gene encoding T-complex protein 1 subunit eta, giving the protein MQPQIILLKEGTDAAQGKQQLISNINACQVVVDAVRTTLGPRGMDKLIVDQNGKATISNDGATILRLLEIVHPAAKTLVDIAKSQDAEVGDGTTSVVLLAGEFLKQMKPFIEEGVHPRIMIKALRLALQVAIDKINAVSVKIDKSDQTKLVELLEECAATSMSSKLIHQQKELFSRMVVKAIMMLDEMLPLNMIGIKKVSGGALEDSELVKGVAFKKTFSYAGFEMQPKKYQDCKIALLNIELELKAERDNAEIRVDNVTEYQKIVDAEWQILYDKLDKIHKSGAQVVLSKLPIGDVATQYFADRDMFCAGRVPEEDLKRTMKACGGSILTTVHDIKDSDLGRCETFEERQIGGERFNFFYEGSRAKTCTFILRGGAEQFLEETERSLHDAIMVVRRLFKTNAYVAGGGAIEMELSKTLRDYSRVIAGKEQLLIGAIARALEVIPRQLCDNAGFDATNILNKLRQKQHKGMHTYGVDINTEDIGDNMLAYVWEPAVVKINALTAATEAACLILSVDETIKNPRSSQDNGPQAPMNRGMGRPM; this is encoded by the exons caaccgcaaataattttacttaaagaAGGCACAGATGCTGCACAAGGAAAACaacaattaatatcaaatataaatgctTGTCAAGTAGTAGTAGATGCTGTAAGAACTACATTAGGTCCTCGTGGAATGGATAAGCTTATTGTTGATCAAAATGGTAAAGCAACTATTTCAAATGATGGTGCCACCATTTTGAGGCTTCTAGAAATTGTTCACCCTGCAGCTAAAACTTTAGTAGATATTGCAAAATCTCAAGATGCAGAg GTTGGTGATGGTACTACAAGCGTAGTTTTATTAGCAGgagaatttttaaagcaaATGAAACCATTTATTGAGGAAGGAGTTCATCCACGCATTATGATTAAAGCTCTTCGTCTAGCACTTCAAGTagcaattgataaaataaatgcagTGAgtgtaaaaatagataaatctgATCAAACAAAACTAGTGGAACTTTTAGAAGAATGTGCAGCTACATCTATGagttcaaaattaattcatcaaCAAAAAGAGCTTTTCAGTCGTATGGTTGTAAAAGCTATTATGATGCTTGATGAAATGTTACCTCTTAATATGATTGGTATTAAAAAG gTTTCTGGTGGAGCATTAGAAGATTCAGAATTGGTTAAAGGAGTAGCTTTTAAGAAAACATTTTCTTATGCAGGATTTGAAATGCAACccaaaaaatatcaagattgTAAAAttgctttattaaatatagaattagaaCTTAAAGCAGAAAGAGATAACGCTGAAATACGCGTGGATAATGTTAcggaatatcaaaaaatagttGATGCTGAATggcaaattttatatgataaacttGACAAAATCCATAAAAGTGGAGCACAAGTTGTATTGTCGAAATTACCAATCGGTGATGTTGCTACACAATATTTCGCAGATCGAGATATGTTTTGTGCAGGTAGAGTTCCTGAggaagatttaaaaagaacaatGAAAGCATGTGGTGGAAGTATTCTAACAACTGTACATGATATTAAAGATTCAGATCTTGGTAGATGTGAAACATTTGAGGAAAGACAAATTGGAGGAGAaag atttaacttCTTCTATGAAGGATCACGTGCTAAAACATGTACATTTATATTGCGTGGAGGAGCGGaacaatttttagaagaaactGAAAGATCTTTGCATGATGCTATAATGGTTGTAAgacgattatttaaaacaaatgccTATGTAGCTGGTGGTGGAGCTATTGAAATGGAATTATCAAAAACATTGCGAGATTATTCTCGTGTAATAGCAGGAAAAGAACAACTTTTAATTGGAGCAATAGCTCGTGCACTTGAAGTTATACCAAG acAATTATGTGATAATGCTGGTTTTGatgcaacaaatattttaaataaattgcgaCAAAAACAACATAAAGGCATGCATACTTATGGTGTTGATATCAATACTGAAGATATTGGTGATAACATGTTAGCTTATGTATGGGAACCTGctgttgtaaaaattaatgctCTAACAGCAGCAACTGAAGCagcatgtttaattttatctgttgacgaaactataaaaaatccTAGAAGTAGTCAAGATAATGGACCACAAGCTCCAATGAATCGTGGCATGGGAAGACCAATGTAA